A section of the Armatimonadota bacterium genome encodes:
- a CDS encoding ABC transporter ATP-binding protein, with amino-acid sequence MPDDVLLSVRDLHTWFELRRLGFVRVGWVRAVDGVSFDLLRGEAVAVVGESGCGKSTLAKTILGLHPPTRGEIVFDGRRVHGSEDLRWYRSRVGYVQQDPYGALPPFMPAQRILEEPLLINGVTRIEERMRRIRRILEEVKLTPVEDFLHRFPHMLSGGQQQRLVVARAMILEPQLIVADEPVSMLDASVRVEVLHLLRGLQARHDLSIIYITHDLSTVRYFCERVFVMYGGMLIEQAPVEELLRAPKHPYTQALLAAIPDPDPDNAARMRDVPPGEPPSLLKPPAGCRFHPRCAAAIAGVCDVRVPPHFQPAEGHHVACWLYGAERDTVPAATSRT; translated from the coding sequence GTGCCGGACGACGTCCTGCTCTCCGTGCGTGATCTGCACACCTGGTTCGAGCTCCGTCGCCTGGGATTCGTCCGGGTGGGATGGGTGCGCGCCGTGGACGGGGTGAGCTTCGACCTGCTGCGCGGGGAGGCGGTGGCTGTGGTCGGGGAAAGCGGTTGCGGCAAGAGCACCCTGGCCAAGACCATCCTGGGCCTGCACCCCCCCACGCGAGGGGAGATCGTTTTCGACGGCCGGCGGGTGCACGGGTCGGAAGACCTGCGCTGGTACCGCTCGCGCGTCGGCTACGTGCAGCAGGATCCCTACGGAGCCCTCCCGCCCTTCATGCCCGCGCAGCGCATCCTGGAGGAGCCGCTGCTGATCAACGGGGTGACGCGGATCGAGGAGCGGATGCGCCGCATCCGCAGGATCCTGGAGGAGGTGAAGCTCACCCCCGTGGAGGACTTCCTGCACCGGTTCCCCCACATGCTCAGCGGGGGGCAGCAGCAGCGGCTGGTGGTGGCGCGGGCCATGATCCTGGAGCCGCAGCTCATCGTGGCCGACGAGCCGGTCTCCATGCTGGACGCCTCTGTGCGCGTGGAGGTCCTGCACCTTCTGAGGGGCCTGCAGGCCAGGCACGACCTGAGCATCATCTACATTACCCACGACCTCTCAACGGTGCGTTACTTCTGCGAACGCGTCTTCGTCATGTACGGTGGGATGCTCATCGAGCAGGCGCCGGTGGAGGAGCTGCTGCGGGCGCCGAAGCACCCCTACACCCAGGCGCTGCTGGCCGCCATTCCCGACCCGGATCCGGACAACGCGGCGCGGATGCGAGACGTCCCGCCGGGCGAGCCGCCCAGCCTGCTCAAGCCCCCCGCCGGTTGTCGCTTCCACCCGCGCTGCGCCGCGGCGATCGCCGGGGTCTGCGACGTCCGGGTCCCCCCGCACTTCCAGCCAGCGGAGGGCCACCACGTGGCCTGCTGGCTCTACGGGGCTGAACGGGATACGGTGCCGGCGGCCACATCCCGAACCTAG
- a CDS encoding ABC transporter permease produces the protein MTGGQMVMALRRQPPQGGGAVAERGTRMTWRRFRRHRLALLGAGIALILSLAAALAPWLAPQPSDQIALRERWVPPSLAHPFGTDELGRDVFARALHAGRVSLSVGYLSAAGVALLGTVIGVAAGYYGGAVDGVLMRLTDVVLALPTIPLYLILAALLPGGGVGRIVAIFVAFGWTGVARLVRSQVLALREQEFVQAARALGASEARIMLRHLVPNAVAPLIVATTLAVGGFILGEAALSYLGLGIQPPTPSWGNMLQRAQDYIWNAWWLAVLPGVLVFVTVLSFNFLGDGLRDALDPRMRV, from the coding sequence GTGACAGGCGGGCAGATGGTCATGGCGCTGAGGCGGCAGCCTCCCCAGGGGGGAGGCGCCGTGGCGGAGCGCGGCACGAGGATGACCTGGCGGCGTTTCCGCCGCCACCGGCTGGCGCTGCTTGGCGCGGGGATCGCGCTAATTCTCTCGCTGGCGGCGGCCCTGGCACCCTGGCTGGCGCCGCAGCCGTCGGACCAGATCGCCCTGAGGGAGCGCTGGGTCCCCCCCAGCCTGGCACATCCCTTCGGCACTGACGAACTGGGGCGCGACGTCTTCGCCCGCGCCCTGCACGCCGGCCGGGTCTCCCTGAGTGTGGGCTACCTCTCCGCGGCGGGCGTAGCCCTTCTGGGTACGGTCATCGGGGTCGCCGCCGGCTACTACGGCGGGGCGGTGGACGGCGTCCTCATGCGCCTGACCGATGTGGTCCTGGCCCTGCCGACAATCCCGCTCTACCTCATCCTGGCGGCGCTGCTGCCGGGTGGGGGCGTGGGCCGGATCGTTGCCATCTTCGTCGCCTTCGGCTGGACCGGAGTGGCCCGGCTGGTCCGCAGCCAGGTCCTGGCGCTACGGGAGCAGGAGTTTGTGCAGGCCGCCCGGGCGCTGGGGGCCTCCGAAGCGCGCATCATGCTCCGCCACCTGGTGCCCAACGCCGTGGCGCCGCTGATCGTGGCTACCACGCTGGCCGTGGGAGGGTTCATCCTGGGGGAGGCGGCGCTTTCTTACCTGGGGCTGGGGATCCAGCCTCCTACCCCTTCCTGGGGAAACATGCTGCAGCGGGCCCAGGATTACATCTGGAACGCCTGGTGGCTGGCCGTGTTGCCCGGGGTGCTGGTCTTCGTCACGGTTCTAAGCTTCAACTTCCTGGGCGATGGGCTGCGGGATGCCCTCGACCCGCGGATGAGGGTATAG
- a CDS encoding ABC transporter permease yields the protein MSRILTELRHYPSAIAGLSIIGLLILASVYAVLAIPYGEAIRLWRGGEALWLENPRNARPVWMALFRPDLPRTILVRSQVAPRRVEELGGGVRQVTMTLAFDYPYREFPDGLGVFFQTQAVDRPPHVALLWRTPDGAEIRINEFTVRPREVYRLSDDPRLRQELGGPPEVVLLASPDAPDRVLRGRYQLLIRGYLFEQASTLEARLVVYGKAHGLAGTDHLRRDLMIPLLWGAPIAMAFGLLAAVGSTLSTLVIAAVGVWYGRWVDGAIQRITEVNLILPALPILIMIGTLYSRSIWVILGVVILLGIFGAGIKTYRALFLQVREAPYIEAARAYGAGNLRTVFVYMIPRAVPVLIPQFVTLIPSFVFLEATLAVLGLGDPVLPTWGKVIEDAYSKGALFSGHYYWVLEPAVLLMLTGLGFTMLGFALDRIFNPRLREI from the coding sequence GTGAGCAGGATTCTGACCGAGCTGCGCCATTATCCCTCCGCCATCGCCGGCCTCTCCATCATCGGCCTGCTGATCCTCGCCTCCGTCTACGCCGTCCTGGCCATCCCCTACGGCGAGGCCATCCGGCTGTGGCGCGGCGGGGAGGCGCTGTGGCTGGAGAACCCGCGCAATGCCCGCCCGGTGTGGATGGCGCTCTTTCGCCCCGACCTGCCGCGCACCATCCTCGTGCGAAGCCAGGTCGCGCCCCGCCGGGTGGAGGAGTTAGGCGGGGGGGTGCGGCAGGTCACCATGACCCTGGCCTTCGACTACCCCTATCGGGAGTTCCCCGACGGCCTGGGGGTCTTCTTCCAGACCCAGGCGGTGGACCGGCCGCCACATGTGGCTCTCCTCTGGCGCACGCCCGACGGCGCCGAGATCCGGATCAACGAGTTCACCGTCCGCCCCCGGGAGGTCTACCGACTCTCCGACGACCCCCGCCTGCGTCAGGAGCTGGGCGGTCCCCCCGAGGTCGTTCTCCTGGCCAGCCCGGACGCTCCCGACCGGGTGCTGCGCGGGCGGTACCAGCTCCTGATCCGGGGGTACCTCTTTGAGCAGGCCTCCACCCTGGAAGCCAGGCTGGTGGTCTACGGCAAGGCGCACGGGCTGGCGGGGACAGACCACCTGCGGAGGGACCTGATGATCCCTCTGCTGTGGGGGGCGCCCATCGCTATGGCCTTCGGCCTGCTGGCGGCCGTGGGGTCCACCCTGAGCACTCTGGTGATCGCGGCGGTGGGGGTCTGGTACGGGCGCTGGGTGGACGGAGCCATCCAGCGTATCACTGAGGTCAACCTGATCCTGCCGGCGTTGCCCATCCTCATCATGATCGGCACCCTCTACTCCCGCAGCATCTGGGTCATCCTGGGCGTGGTCATCCTCCTGGGTATCTTCGGCGCTGGCATCAAGACCTACCGCGCGCTCTTCCTTCAGGTCAGGGAGGCGCCCTACATCGAGGCGGCCAGAGCCTACGGAGCGGGGAACCTGCGCACGGTCTTCGTCTACATGATCCCGCGGGCCGTGCCCGTGCTCATCCCCCAGTTCGTCACCCTCATCCCCTCGTTTGTCTTCCTGGAGGCCACACTGGCGGTCCTGGGGCTGGGCGACCCGGTGCTGCCCACATGGGGGAAGGTGATCGAGGATGCCTACAGCAAGGGCGCGCTCTTTTCCGGGCACTACTACTGGGTGCTGGAGCCGGCGGTGCTCTTGATGCTCACCGGTCTGGGCTTCACCATGCTGGGCTTTGCCCTGGACCGAATTTTCAACCCCCGCCTGCGGGAGATCTGA
- a CDS encoding ABC transporter ATP-binding protein produces the protein MGHDGVLTVEELRLHFRTTKGPVQAVDDVSLTLRRGRTLVVVGESGCGKSSLARAILRLLPRNVHTYSGRIRLNGSDVMAFPEERFRREVRWVRLALVPQGAMNALNPVLRVGEQVAEPLVVHGRAGSPAEARRSAAEIFRQVGVPLDFLDRYPFELSGGMRQRVAIAMALVTLPDVVLLDEPTSALDVLTQANIMNVLKAIKRDMGTSFILITHDIATSSEIADDAAVMYAGQIVEASQAAQFYREPLHPYSRALMASVPTLRQTKALGFIPGRPPSLIGPPPGCRFADRCPARFSRCNQEPPLLTVEGQRQVKCWLYA, from the coding sequence ATGGGGCACGACGGCGTTCTCACCGTGGAGGAGCTCCGCCTGCACTTCCGCACCACCAAGGGGCCGGTGCAGGCGGTGGACGACGTCTCCCTAACCCTGCGTCGGGGGCGGACCCTGGTGGTAGTGGGGGAGTCCGGCTGCGGCAAGAGTTCCCTGGCCCGGGCCATCCTCCGCCTCCTGCCGCGTAACGTGCACACCTACAGCGGGCGCATCCGGCTCAACGGCAGCGACGTCATGGCCTTCCCCGAGGAGCGGTTCCGCCGCGAGGTGCGCTGGGTGCGACTGGCCCTGGTACCACAGGGGGCGATGAACGCGCTCAACCCCGTGCTGCGGGTGGGCGAGCAGGTGGCGGAGCCCCTGGTGGTGCACGGGCGGGCGGGCAGCCCGGCCGAGGCGCGCCGCTCCGCCGCGGAGATCTTCCGCCAGGTGGGCGTCCCGCTGGACTTCCTGGACCGCTATCCCTTCGAGCTCTCCGGCGGCATGCGCCAGCGGGTGGCCATCGCCATGGCCCTGGTCACCCTCCCCGACGTGGTCCTGCTGGACGAGCCCACCTCCGCCCTGGACGTCCTCACCCAGGCCAACATCATGAACGTGCTGAAGGCCATCAAACGGGACATGGGCACCAGCTTCATCCTCATCACCCACGACATCGCCACCAGCAGCGAGATCGCCGACGACGCGGCGGTGATGTATGCCGGACAGATCGTCGAGGCCAGCCAGGCCGCCCAGTTCTACCGGGAACCATTGCACCCCTATTCCCGGGCGTTGATGGCCAGCGTCCCCACGCTGCGGCAGACCAAGGCCCTGGGCTTCATCCCCGGCCGGCCTCCCAGCCTGATCGGCCCGCCGCCGGGCTGCCGCTTCGCCGACCGCTGCCCGGCGCGCTTCTCCCGCTGCAACCAGGAGCCGCCGCTATTGACCGTGGAGGGCCAGCGCCAGGTGAAGTGCTGGCTGTACGCGTGA
- a CDS encoding ABC transporter permease, translating into MQRYLVGRLAQTWVVLLGLSLLVFALLVWTPGDPVELMATANPEVMPADVQRLRQYYGLDDPLLVRYLKWLRAVSRGDLGYSRTYALPVRELLSQRLGNTLLLAGTAFLLALAGGTAAGIYSALRQYSPADYGITVLSFIGLAVPNFWQGILVILVFAVWLPLFPPGGLATPGVAPGWPALLDRLWHLVLPVSVLATSGAAAWTRYMRSSLLEVIHQDYVRTARAKGLSEARVIQGHALRNALLPVITLVALAIPGVVNGAVLTETVFSWPGMGLLLFQAVLGHDFNVAMAVLLLLAVVTVGANLLADLAYALVDPRIRYG; encoded by the coding sequence GTGCAGCGCTATCTTGTGGGCCGGCTGGCCCAGACCTGGGTCGTCCTGCTGGGGCTGAGTCTCCTGGTCTTCGCCCTGCTGGTGTGGACGCCGGGCGATCCCGTAGAGCTGATGGCCACGGCCAATCCGGAGGTCATGCCGGCGGATGTCCAGCGACTGCGTCAGTACTACGGGCTGGACGATCCGCTGCTGGTACGATACCTGAAGTGGCTGCGGGCCGTATCCCGGGGAGACCTGGGGTATTCCCGGACCTACGCCCTCCCCGTACGCGAGCTGCTCTCACAGCGGCTGGGCAACACCCTCCTGCTGGCGGGGACCGCCTTCCTCCTGGCGCTGGCCGGGGGGACAGCCGCCGGGATCTACTCGGCCCTGCGCCAGTACTCGCCCGCCGACTACGGGATTACCGTCCTTTCCTTCATCGGTCTGGCGGTCCCCAACTTCTGGCAGGGGATCCTGGTGATCCTGGTCTTCGCCGTCTGGCTTCCCCTCTTTCCACCGGGCGGCCTGGCCACCCCCGGGGTTGCCCCGGGCTGGCCGGCGCTGCTGGATCGTCTGTGGCACCTGGTGCTGCCCGTCTCGGTGCTGGCCACCAGTGGAGCCGCTGCGTGGACGCGCTACATGCGCAGCAGCCTCCTGGAGGTCATCCACCAGGACTACGTGCGGACGGCAAGGGCGAAGGGCCTCTCGGAGGCCCGGGTGATCCAGGGGCACGCCCTGCGCAACGCGCTGCTGCCCGTAATCACGCTGGTGGCCCTGGCCATTCCCGGAGTGGTGAACGGGGCCGTACTCACCGAAACGGTCTTCTCCTGGCCGGGCATGGGGCTGTTGCTCTTCCAGGCGGTCCTCGGCCACGACTTCAACGTGGCCATGGCCGTGCTGCTGCTGCTGGCGGTGGTCACGGTGGGGGCGAACCTGCTGGCGGATCTGGCCTACGCTCTGGTCGACCCGCGCATCCGGTACGGGTGA
- a CDS encoding helix-turn-helix domain-containing protein, translated as MTVEQVAEYLQLNKLTIYRYIRTGELPAVRIGRALRVLRPDVEAFLEAHRVRPAARQEPVQETRRKVTEPAVATRTPAGAVLGESIDVLEERRRRQVLLSTNPLEWVIRGLH; from the coding sequence ATGACGGTTGAGCAGGTGGCAGAGTACCTGCAGCTCAACAAACTCACCATCTACCGCTACATCCGCACCGGGGAGCTGCCGGCCGTGCGTATCGGGAGGGCCCTTCGGGTGCTGCGGCCTGATGTAGAGGCGTTTCTCGAAGCCCACAGGGTTCGCCCGGCAGCGCGGCAGGAGCCGGTGCAGGAGACGCGGCGGAAGGTGACGGAGCCCGCCGTAGCCACCAGGACCCCGGCAGGGGCCGTCTTGGGCGAGTCCATCGACGTCCTGGAGGAGCGGCGGCGGCGGCAGGTCCTGCTGAGCACAAATCCCCTGGAGTGGGTCATCCGGGGCCTGCACTAG